One genomic segment of Chelonia mydas isolate rCheMyd1 chromosome 1, rCheMyd1.pri.v2, whole genome shotgun sequence includes these proteins:
- the MRPS33 gene encoding 28S ribosomal protein S33, mitochondrial isoform X3 — protein sequence MRTAHSVRLRWGGYREPPLDGFPVAARRVEREGRFRWSGGCMTGRAERTLHYSLGAEFTSSPCFVSLLSTSGSKSKEAIVHHLVRYVEAHVGFDSYKQEYQRAVCC from the exons ATGCGCACGGCTCACTCAGTCCGCTTGCGTTGGGGTGGTTACAGGGAACCGCCGCTCGATGGCTTCCCCGTTGCAGCCCGGAGAGTTGAGCGGGAGGGACGCTTCCGGTGGAGTGGCGGCTGCATGACGGGCAGGGCGGAGAG AACTCTTCATTATTCTTTGGGTGCTGAATTCACTTCCTCCCCCTGTTTCGTCTCGCTATTGAGCACCAGTGGGAGCAAATCTAAGGAGGCGATTGTGCACCATCTCGTCCGCTATGTAGAAGCCCACGTGGG GTTTGACAGCTATAAACAGGAGTATCAGAGGGCAGTCTGCTGCTGA
- the MRPS33 gene encoding 28S ribosomal protein S33, mitochondrial isoform X2 — MSALSNYALRMARLSARIFGEVVRPTDNKSMKVVKLFSEQPLAKQKEVYDYYPPHNTYFALMKKLRFFGLYRDEHQDFKEEMRRLKKLRGKGKPKKGEGKRATKKK, encoded by the exons ATGTCTGCTCTTTCCAATTATGCCTTGCGGATGGCCCGCCTGAGTGCCCGGATATTTGGAGAAGTTGTCAGGCCAACAGACAATAAGTCCATGAAAGTAGTGAAGCTGTTCAGCGAGCAGCCCCTTGCCAAACAGAAGGAGGTCTACGATTACTATCCCCCTCACAACACCTACTTCGCCCTCATGAAGAAACTCCGCTTCTTTGGCCTCTACAG AGATGAACATCAAGATTTTAAGGAAGAGATGAGACGGCTGAAAAAGCTCCGTGGTAAAGGAAAACCCaagaaaggagaaggaaagagagctACCAAGAAGAAATAG
- the MRPS33 gene encoding 28S ribosomal protein S33, mitochondrial isoform X1, which yields MGKRNGGKCVYVCVSILCPEMSALSNYALRMARLSARIFGEVVRPTDNKSMKVVKLFSEQPLAKQKEVYDYYPPHNTYFALMKKLRFFGLYRDEHQDFKEEMRRLKKLRGKGKPKKGEGKRATKKK from the exons atgggaaaaagaaatggag GGAAGTGTGTATATGTGTGCGTGTCCATTCTTTGCCCAGAGATGTCTGCTCTTTCCAATTATGCCTTGCGGATGGCCCGCCTGAGTGCCCGGATATTTGGAGAAGTTGTCAGGCCAACAGACAATAAGTCCATGAAAGTAGTGAAGCTGTTCAGCGAGCAGCCCCTTGCCAAACAGAAGGAGGTCTACGATTACTATCCCCCTCACAACACCTACTTCGCCCTCATGAAGAAACTCCGCTTCTTTGGCCTCTACAG AGATGAACATCAAGATTTTAAGGAAGAGATGAGACGGCTGAAAAAGCTCCGTGGTAAAGGAAAACCCaagaaaggagaaggaaagagagctACCAAGAAGAAATAG